A single Denticeps clupeoides chromosome 7, fDenClu1.1, whole genome shotgun sequence DNA region contains:
- the spag9a gene encoding sperm associated antigen 9a isoform X3: MELEDGVVYQDDPATAAMMSERVSGLAGSIYREFERLIGKYDEDVVKELMPLVVAVLENLDSVFAENQEHEVELELLKEDNEQLITQYEREKALRKHAEEKFIEFEDSQEQEKKDLQNHVERMGSYSRQLELKIKNYVDQISRLEEREAELKKEYNSLHQRHTEMIHNYMEHVERIKLQQMSGLEASDTGTLGRIRKERPLSLGIFPASAGPPALTPDVHARGDTPGTDGWRFADANHPRSNASLKLESGVSGMNRGTWGSSLADDCKDPAEDTWLLQDELSDVSRSATPMSTTASDVALDGDALDRNSKNVEVRAAPGTKSVSVEKDKSEVQAIIESTPELGMDLGGFRTSSTPTKGFENMAFDRNTDSLFEELSSAGSGLIGDVDEGADLLVLNLFGMGREVENLIQENTQLLETKNALNVVKNDLIARLDELTCEKEVLQGELDTLLHAKSKLEEKNKDLEEEMKKTRAETEEAKQKNHEEDESDVPTAQRRRFTRVEMARVLMERNQYKERLMELQEAVRWTEMIRASRGNIDTAEKKKSSIWQFFSRLFSSSGPSNPARKQELVSSGNVKYNPPGSAMRKSSTFSQFPTEKSKTFDFLNDGMDPCASPLHRERKRSQYREVKAHVQKEDGRIQAHGWSLPGKSKVSNGGGQVENKNLPVPVYLRPLEQKDASMKLWCAAGVNLSGGKTRDVLPAMDGGTEIGNPKQRKGSQSSLDKLEQEEAEPVAQVEMSSQVWICTSTNTSTKVMVMDAVQPNTLLDSFYVCNSHVLCIASVPGVMETDYPAGEEVPQDAEAGQGEGSLTASMASTGSVGSDSGLIGISAIGCTAEGAGGGAQVVGAPPEQNPVQSTVDLSREASPGEDSVPTAEEATEATEDEEEDEGQTADAVGQPGIYTEHVFTDPLGTQPGQDASGGAAAQRDASLQQDGSVPASAEQDAALEEAQRMSSTLPTMWLGAQNGCLYVHSSVARWRKCLHAVKLKDSILNVVHVKGRVLVALSDGTLAIFHRGPDSQWDLTNYHLLDLGRPHHSIRCMAVVHDKVWCGYRNKIYIVHPKAMRIEKSFDAHPRKESQVRQLAWVADGIWVSIRLDSTLRLFHAHTFQHLQDVDIEPYVSKMLGTGRLGFSFVRITALMVSCSRLWVGTGNGVIISIPLSESNRSSGGAVTRPGSAVRVYADESGEGATPGAFVPYCSMAHAQLCFHGHRDAVKFFVAVPGQVVPPAAVDGGSDDITATDSHTPTPAKTVLVMSGGEGYIDFRMGDEGGDTEATSPEPLEPAMTHQMGGAKAERSHIIAWQVTLGSE; encoded by the exons ATGGAGCTGGAGGACGGCGTGGTGTACCAGGACGACCCGGCCACGGCGGCGATGATGTCGGAGCGGGTGTCGGGCCTGGCCGGCTCCATCTACCGCGAGTTCGAGCGCCTGATCGGCAAGTACGacgaggacgtggtgaaggagcTGATGCCGCTGGTGGTGGCGGTGCTGGAGAACCTGGACTCGGTGTTCGCGGAGAACCAGGAGCACGAGgtggagctggagctgctgaaggaggACAACGAGCAGCTGATCACGCAGTACGAGCGGGAGAAGGCGCTCCGCAAGCACGCCGAGGAG AAGTTCATCGAGTTTGAGGACTCgcaggagcaggagaagaaAGACCTTCAGAACCACGTGGAGAGGATGGGCTCCTACTCACGGCAGCTGGAGCTCAAGATCAAGAACTACGTGGACCAGA TCAGCCGGCTGGAGGAGCGCGAGGCCGAGCTGAAGAAGGAGTACAACTCCCTCCACCAGCGGCACACCGAG ATGATCCACAACTACATGGAGCACGTGGAGCGCATCAAGCTGCAGCAGATGAGCGGCCTGGAGGCGTCGGACACGGGGACGCTGGGCCGGATCCG GAAGGAGCGCCCCCTGTCGCTCGGGATATTCCCTGCGTCGGCGGGACCCCCGGCCCTCACGCCCGACGTCCACGCCCGAGGGGACACGCCGGGGACGGACGGCTGGAGGTTCGCCGATGCCAACCACCCGCGGTCCAATGCCAGTCTGAAG CTGGAGTCGGGCGTATCTGGGATGAACAGGGGGACTTGGGGGAGTTCGCTGGCGGACGACTGCAAG GACCCTGCTGAGGACACGTGGCTGTTGCAGGACGAGCTGTCGGACGTCAGCCGCTCGGCCACGCCCATGTCCACCACCGCCTCGGACGTGGCCCTGGACGGAGATGCGCTGGACAGGAACAGTAAGAACGTGGAGGTGCGGGCCGCCCCCGGGACCAAGTCCGTCTCCGTCG AAAAGGACAAGTCTGAGGTTCAGGCCATCATCGAGTCCACACCTGAGCTGGGCATGGACCTCGGTGGCTTCAGAACGTCCAG cACACCCACGAAGGGGTTCGAGAACATGGCGTTCGACCGCAACACCGACTCTCTGTTTGAGGAACTGTCTTCTGCCGGTTCCGGCCTCATCGGTGACGTCGATGAAGGGGCGGATCTGCTGG TCCTAAATTTGTTTG GCATGGGCCGAGAAGTCGAGAACCTCATCCAGGAAAACACTCAGCTGCTGGAAACAAA GAACGCGCTGAACGTGGTGAAGAACGACCTGATCGCCCGCCTGGATGAGCTGACCTGCGAGAAGGAGGTCCTGCAGGGGGAGCTGGACACGCTCCTGCATGCCAAGAgcaagctggaggagaagaacaaggatctggaggaggagatgaagaa GACGCGTGCTGAGACGGAGGAGGCGAAGCAGAAGAACCACGAGGAGGACGAG AGTGACGTCCCCACCGCCCAGAGGAGGCGCTTCACCCGGGTGGAGATGGCCCGGGTGCTGATGGAGCGGAACCAGTACAAGGAGAGGCTGATGGAGCTGCAGGAGGCCGTCAGGTGGACGGAGATGATCCG agcGTCCAGGGGGAACATTGACACCGCGGAGAAGAAGAAGTCCAGCATCTGGCAGTT CTTCAGTCGCCTCTTCAGCTCGTCGGGCCCCAGTAACCCGGCGCGGAAGCAGGAGCTGGTCTCCAGCGGCAACGTCAAGTACAACCCGCCCGGCTCGGCCATGAGGAAGAGCAGCACGTTCTCCCAGTTCCCCACGGAGAAGTCCAAGACCTTCGACTTCCTCAATGACGG GATGGACCCGTGTGCGTCTCCGCTGCATCGCGAGCGGAAGAGGTCTCAGTACAGGGAGGTGAAGGCCCACGTGCAGAAGGAGGACGGACGAATTCAGGCGCACGGCTGGAGCCTCCCGGGCAAATCCAAG GTTTCTAATGGAGGAGGACAGGTGGAAAACAAGAACCTCCCTGTCCCTGTCTACCTGAGACCTCTGGAGCAGAAGGATGCTTCCATGAAG CTGTGGTGCGCCGCTGGTGTGAACCTGTCTGGCGGGAAAACCAGAGACGTTCTGCCTGCGATGGACGGAGGAACTGAGATTGGAAACCCCAAACAGAGGAAAGGTTCTCAGAGCAGCCTGGACAAGCTGGAGCAGGAG GAGGCCGAGCCGGTGGCCCAGGTGGAGATGTCCAGCCAGGTGTGGATCTGCACCAGCACAAACACTTCCACCAAGGTCATGGTCATGGACGCCGTGCAGCCCAACACACTGCTGGACAGCTTCTACGTCTGCAACTCCCACGTCCTGTGCATCGCCAGCGTTCCCG GCGTCATGGAAACGGACTACCCGGCTGGAGAAGAAGTTCCCCAGGACGCGGAGGCGGGGCAAGGGGAGGGGTCTCTGACGGCCAGCATGGCCAGTACCGGCTCTGTGGGCAGCGACAGCGGCCTGATTGGCATCTCAGCGATTGGCTGCACTGCAGAGGGGGCCGGGGGCGGGGCCCAGGTCGTAGGGGCTCCACCCGAGCAAAACCCCGTCCAGAGCACAG TGGACCTGTCCAGAGAGGCCAGCCCGGGAGAGGACAGCGTACCCACGGCAGAGGAGGCCACCGAGGCCAccgaggacgaggaggaagacgaaGGCCAGACTGCAGACGCAGTCGGGCAGCCCGGCATCTACACCGAGCACGTTTTCACCGACCCGCTGGGAACCCAGCCCGGCCAGGACGCGtccggcggcgcggcggcgcaGAG GGACGCGTCGCTGCAGCAGGACGGCAGCGTCCCTGCGAGCGCCGAGCAGGATGCGGCCCTGGAAGAAGCCCAGCGGATGAGCAGCACCCTGCCCACCATGTGGCTGGGCGCCCAGAATGGCTG TTTATACGTTCACTCGTCGGTGGCGCGCTGGAGGAAGTGTCTTCACGCCGTCAAGCTGAAGGACTCCATTCTCAATGTTGT CCACGTGAAAGGCCGGGTTCTGGTGGCCCTGTCTGACGGAACGCTGGCCATCTTCCACAGGGGTCCAG ACAGCCAGTGGGATCTGACCAACTACCACCTGCTGGACCTGGGCAGGCCTCACCACTCCATCCGCTGCATGGCGGTCGTCCACGACAAGGTGTGGTGTGGCTACAGGAATAAGATCTACATCGTGCACCCCAAAGCCATGCGGATCGag aagtcgTTCGACGCCCACCCTCGGAAGGAGAGTCAGGTGCGCCAGCTGGCCTGGGTGGCCGACGGGATCTGGGTGTCCATCCGGCTGGACTCCACCCTCCGCCTCTTCCATGCCCACACCTTCCAGCACCTGCAGGACGTGGACATCGAGCCCTACGTCAGCAAGATGCTCG GAACAGGGAGGCTGGGCTTCTCTTTCGTCCGGATCACAGCGCTGATGGTGTCCTGTAGCCGCCTGTGGGTCGGAACCGGGAACGGCGTCATCATCTCCATCCCGCTGTCAGAAT CCAATAGATCTTCGGGCGGCGCTGTGACCCGGCCCGGCAGCGCGGTCCGCGTCTACGCCGACGAGAGCGGCGAGGGGGCCACGCCCGGAGCGTTCGTGCCGTACTGCTCCATGGCACACGCCCAGCTCTGTTTCCATGGACACCGGGACGCAGTGAAGTTTTTTGTTGCCGTTCCAG GTCAGGTAGTTCCCCCAGCAGCAGTAGATGGGGGCTCTGATGACATCACGGCGACGGACTCCCACACTCCGACACCGGCGAAGACGGTCCTGGTGATGAGTGGAGGGGAGGGTTACATCGATTTCAGGatgg gaGATGAGGGTGGGGACACAGAGGCCACCAGCCCGGAACCTCTGGAACCCGCCATGACTCACCAAATGGGTGGGGCCAAGGCTGAGCGCAGCCACATCATCGCCTGGCAGGTGACTCTCGGCAGCGAGTGA
- the spag9a gene encoding sperm associated antigen 9a isoform X5, which translates to MELEDGVVYQDDPATAAMMSERVSGLAGSIYREFERLIGKYDEDVVKELMPLVVAVLENLDSVFAENQEHEVELELLKEDNEQLITQYEREKALRKHAEEKFIEFEDSQEQEKKDLQNHVERMGSYSRQLELKIKNYVDQISRLEEREAELKKEYNSLHQRHTEMIHNYMEHVERIKLQQMSGLEASDTGTLGRIRKERPLSLGIFPASAGPPALTPDVHARGDTPGTDGWRFADANHPRSNASLKQLESGVSGMNRGTWGSSLADDCKDELSDVSRSATPMSTTASDVALDGDALDRNSKNVEVRAAPGTKSVSVEKDKSEVQAIIESTPELGMDLGGFRTSSTPTKGFENMAFDRNTDSLFEELSSAGSGLIGDVDEGADLLVLNLFGMGREVENLIQENTQLLETKNALNVVKNDLIARLDELTCEKEVLQGELDTLLHAKSKLEEKNKDLEEEMKKTRAETEEAKQKNHEEDESDVPTAQRRRFTRVEMARVLMERNQYKERLMELQEAVRWTEMIRASRGNIDTAEKKKSSIWQFFSRLFSSSGPSNPARKQELVSSGNVKYNPPGSAMRKSSTFSQFPTEKSKTFDFLNDGMDPCASPLHRERKRSQYREVKAHVQKEDGRIQAHGWSLPGKSKVSNGGGQVENKNLPVPVYLRPLEQKDASMKLWCAAGVNLSGGKTRDVLPAMDGGTEIGNPKQRKGSQSSLDKLEQEEAEPVAQVEMSSQVWICTSTNTSTKVMVMDAVQPNTLLDSFYVCNSHVLCIASVPGVMETDYPAGEEVPQDAEAGQGEGSLTASMASTGSVGSDSGLIGISAIGCTAEGAGGGAQVVGAPPEQNPVQSTVDLSREASPGEDSVPTAEEATEATEDEEEDEGQTADAVGQPGIYTEHVFTDPLGTQPGQDASGGAAAQRDASLQQDGSVPASAEQDAALEEAQRMSSTLPTMWLGAQNGCLYVHSSVARWRKCLHAVKLKDSILNVVHVKGRVLVALSDGTLAIFHRGPDSQWDLTNYHLLDLGRPHHSIRCMAVVHDKVWCGYRNKIYIVHPKAMRIEKSFDAHPRKESQVRQLAWVADGIWVSIRLDSTLRLFHAHTFQHLQDVDIEPYVSKMLGTGRLGFSFVRITALMVSCSRLWVGTGNGVIISIPLSESNRSSGGAVTRPGSAVRVYADESGEGATPGAFVPYCSMAHAQLCFHGHRDAVKFFVAVPGQVVPPAAVDGGSDDITATDSHTPTPAKTVLVMSGGEGYIDFRMGDEGGDTEATSPEPLEPAMTHQMGGAKAERSHIIAWQVTLGSE; encoded by the exons ATGGAGCTGGAGGACGGCGTGGTGTACCAGGACGACCCGGCCACGGCGGCGATGATGTCGGAGCGGGTGTCGGGCCTGGCCGGCTCCATCTACCGCGAGTTCGAGCGCCTGATCGGCAAGTACGacgaggacgtggtgaaggagcTGATGCCGCTGGTGGTGGCGGTGCTGGAGAACCTGGACTCGGTGTTCGCGGAGAACCAGGAGCACGAGgtggagctggagctgctgaaggaggACAACGAGCAGCTGATCACGCAGTACGAGCGGGAGAAGGCGCTCCGCAAGCACGCCGAGGAG AAGTTCATCGAGTTTGAGGACTCgcaggagcaggagaagaaAGACCTTCAGAACCACGTGGAGAGGATGGGCTCCTACTCACGGCAGCTGGAGCTCAAGATCAAGAACTACGTGGACCAGA TCAGCCGGCTGGAGGAGCGCGAGGCCGAGCTGAAGAAGGAGTACAACTCCCTCCACCAGCGGCACACCGAG ATGATCCACAACTACATGGAGCACGTGGAGCGCATCAAGCTGCAGCAGATGAGCGGCCTGGAGGCGTCGGACACGGGGACGCTGGGCCGGATCCG GAAGGAGCGCCCCCTGTCGCTCGGGATATTCCCTGCGTCGGCGGGACCCCCGGCCCTCACGCCCGACGTCCACGCCCGAGGGGACACGCCGGGGACGGACGGCTGGAGGTTCGCCGATGCCAACCACCCGCGGTCCAATGCCAGTCTGAAG CAGCTGGAGTCGGGCGTATCTGGGATGAACAGGGGGACTTGGGGGAGTTCGCTGGCGGACGACTGCAAG GACGAGCTGTCGGACGTCAGCCGCTCGGCCACGCCCATGTCCACCACCGCCTCGGACGTGGCCCTGGACGGAGATGCGCTGGACAGGAACAGTAAGAACGTGGAGGTGCGGGCCGCCCCCGGGACCAAGTCCGTCTCCGTCG AAAAGGACAAGTCTGAGGTTCAGGCCATCATCGAGTCCACACCTGAGCTGGGCATGGACCTCGGTGGCTTCAGAACGTCCAG cACACCCACGAAGGGGTTCGAGAACATGGCGTTCGACCGCAACACCGACTCTCTGTTTGAGGAACTGTCTTCTGCCGGTTCCGGCCTCATCGGTGACGTCGATGAAGGGGCGGATCTGCTGG TCCTAAATTTGTTTG GCATGGGCCGAGAAGTCGAGAACCTCATCCAGGAAAACACTCAGCTGCTGGAAACAAA GAACGCGCTGAACGTGGTGAAGAACGACCTGATCGCCCGCCTGGATGAGCTGACCTGCGAGAAGGAGGTCCTGCAGGGGGAGCTGGACACGCTCCTGCATGCCAAGAgcaagctggaggagaagaacaaggatctggaggaggagatgaagaa GACGCGTGCTGAGACGGAGGAGGCGAAGCAGAAGAACCACGAGGAGGACGAG AGTGACGTCCCCACCGCCCAGAGGAGGCGCTTCACCCGGGTGGAGATGGCCCGGGTGCTGATGGAGCGGAACCAGTACAAGGAGAGGCTGATGGAGCTGCAGGAGGCCGTCAGGTGGACGGAGATGATCCG agcGTCCAGGGGGAACATTGACACCGCGGAGAAGAAGAAGTCCAGCATCTGGCAGTT CTTCAGTCGCCTCTTCAGCTCGTCGGGCCCCAGTAACCCGGCGCGGAAGCAGGAGCTGGTCTCCAGCGGCAACGTCAAGTACAACCCGCCCGGCTCGGCCATGAGGAAGAGCAGCACGTTCTCCCAGTTCCCCACGGAGAAGTCCAAGACCTTCGACTTCCTCAATGACGG GATGGACCCGTGTGCGTCTCCGCTGCATCGCGAGCGGAAGAGGTCTCAGTACAGGGAGGTGAAGGCCCACGTGCAGAAGGAGGACGGACGAATTCAGGCGCACGGCTGGAGCCTCCCGGGCAAATCCAAG GTTTCTAATGGAGGAGGACAGGTGGAAAACAAGAACCTCCCTGTCCCTGTCTACCTGAGACCTCTGGAGCAGAAGGATGCTTCCATGAAG CTGTGGTGCGCCGCTGGTGTGAACCTGTCTGGCGGGAAAACCAGAGACGTTCTGCCTGCGATGGACGGAGGAACTGAGATTGGAAACCCCAAACAGAGGAAAGGTTCTCAGAGCAGCCTGGACAAGCTGGAGCAGGAG GAGGCCGAGCCGGTGGCCCAGGTGGAGATGTCCAGCCAGGTGTGGATCTGCACCAGCACAAACACTTCCACCAAGGTCATGGTCATGGACGCCGTGCAGCCCAACACACTGCTGGACAGCTTCTACGTCTGCAACTCCCACGTCCTGTGCATCGCCAGCGTTCCCG GCGTCATGGAAACGGACTACCCGGCTGGAGAAGAAGTTCCCCAGGACGCGGAGGCGGGGCAAGGGGAGGGGTCTCTGACGGCCAGCATGGCCAGTACCGGCTCTGTGGGCAGCGACAGCGGCCTGATTGGCATCTCAGCGATTGGCTGCACTGCAGAGGGGGCCGGGGGCGGGGCCCAGGTCGTAGGGGCTCCACCCGAGCAAAACCCCGTCCAGAGCACAG TGGACCTGTCCAGAGAGGCCAGCCCGGGAGAGGACAGCGTACCCACGGCAGAGGAGGCCACCGAGGCCAccgaggacgaggaggaagacgaaGGCCAGACTGCAGACGCAGTCGGGCAGCCCGGCATCTACACCGAGCACGTTTTCACCGACCCGCTGGGAACCCAGCCCGGCCAGGACGCGtccggcggcgcggcggcgcaGAG GGACGCGTCGCTGCAGCAGGACGGCAGCGTCCCTGCGAGCGCCGAGCAGGATGCGGCCCTGGAAGAAGCCCAGCGGATGAGCAGCACCCTGCCCACCATGTGGCTGGGCGCCCAGAATGGCTG TTTATACGTTCACTCGTCGGTGGCGCGCTGGAGGAAGTGTCTTCACGCCGTCAAGCTGAAGGACTCCATTCTCAATGTTGT CCACGTGAAAGGCCGGGTTCTGGTGGCCCTGTCTGACGGAACGCTGGCCATCTTCCACAGGGGTCCAG ACAGCCAGTGGGATCTGACCAACTACCACCTGCTGGACCTGGGCAGGCCTCACCACTCCATCCGCTGCATGGCGGTCGTCCACGACAAGGTGTGGTGTGGCTACAGGAATAAGATCTACATCGTGCACCCCAAAGCCATGCGGATCGag aagtcgTTCGACGCCCACCCTCGGAAGGAGAGTCAGGTGCGCCAGCTGGCCTGGGTGGCCGACGGGATCTGGGTGTCCATCCGGCTGGACTCCACCCTCCGCCTCTTCCATGCCCACACCTTCCAGCACCTGCAGGACGTGGACATCGAGCCCTACGTCAGCAAGATGCTCG GAACAGGGAGGCTGGGCTTCTCTTTCGTCCGGATCACAGCGCTGATGGTGTCCTGTAGCCGCCTGTGGGTCGGAACCGGGAACGGCGTCATCATCTCCATCCCGCTGTCAGAAT CCAATAGATCTTCGGGCGGCGCTGTGACCCGGCCCGGCAGCGCGGTCCGCGTCTACGCCGACGAGAGCGGCGAGGGGGCCACGCCCGGAGCGTTCGTGCCGTACTGCTCCATGGCACACGCCCAGCTCTGTTTCCATGGACACCGGGACGCAGTGAAGTTTTTTGTTGCCGTTCCAG GTCAGGTAGTTCCCCCAGCAGCAGTAGATGGGGGCTCTGATGACATCACGGCGACGGACTCCCACACTCCGACACCGGCGAAGACGGTCCTGGTGATGAGTGGAGGGGAGGGTTACATCGATTTCAGGatgg gaGATGAGGGTGGGGACACAGAGGCCACCAGCCCGGAACCTCTGGAACCCGCCATGACTCACCAAATGGGTGGGGCCAAGGCTGAGCGCAGCCACATCATCGCCTGGCAGGTGACTCTCGGCAGCGAGTGA